From a region of the Neobacillus niacini genome:
- the deoC gene encoding deoxyribose-phosphate aldolase, translating into MTQNVTRMIDHTLLKANATQDEIMKLVEEAKKYSFASVCVNPTWVKISADMLKDTPEVKVCTVIGFPLGASTPETKAFETRNAIENGAHEIDMVINIGALKDKQDDLVERDIKAVVEAAKGKALTKVIIETCLLTNEEKVRACQLSVKAGADFVKTSTGFSTGGATVEDIRLMRETVGPEIGVKASGGVRSREDALAMIEAGATRIGASSGVSISKGEISQSNY; encoded by the coding sequence ATGACTCAAAATGTTACTCGAATGATTGATCATACATTATTAAAAGCAAATGCGACCCAGGATGAAATCATGAAATTAGTTGAAGAAGCAAAGAAATATTCTTTCGCTTCCGTATGTGTTAATCCAACTTGGGTAAAAATATCAGCAGATATGCTTAAAGATACCCCAGAAGTAAAAGTATGTACCGTAATTGGTTTTCCTTTAGGAGCATCGACACCTGAAACGAAAGCATTTGAAACAAGAAATGCGATTGAAAATGGTGCACATGAAATCGATATGGTAATTAACATCGGCGCACTTAAGGATAAACAAGATGATTTAGTCGAAAGAGACATTAAAGCTGTTGTTGAGGCTGCGAAAGGTAAAGCACTAACAAAGGTTATTATTGAGACATGTCTTTTAACCAATGAAGAAAAAGTAAGAGCATGTCAACTTTCCGTTAAGGCCGGAGCAGATTTTGTAAAAACCTCCACCGGGTTCTCTACAGGCGGAGCTACAGTTGAAGATATCCGTTTAATGCGAGAAACTGTTGGACCTGAAATTGGTGTAAAAGCTTCTGGAGGTGTTCGCAGCCGTGAGGATGCATTAGCCATGATCGAAGCTGGGGCTACTCGTATCGGTGCAAGTTCCGGAGTGTCTATTAGTAAAGGTGAAATTTCTCAAAGCAATTATTAA
- a CDS encoding sugar-binding transcriptional regulator, which translates to MDQEKLSKVIEAAKLYYLLDHNQSDIAKILGVSRPTVSRLLQQAKENGIVQINIMDPTENVENLAEQLETKFNLKKAIVTHIPQFENHIIKNYLGEKAALYLDEIVKDQDTIGVTWGTTLYHIAVELKQKFVKDVKVVQLKGGVSHAETNNYASEILYLFGKAYNTTPFNLPLPAIVDHVVVKQAMEADRHIKKILELGKKANIALFTIGSIKTDSLLFQMGYFTESDQKALKEKAVGDICSRFFDNKGELCDESLNDRTLGVKLEDLRKKEYSILVAGGPNKIEGIYGALKGKYANVLITDQFTAKFLLDKNT; encoded by the coding sequence GTGGACCAAGAGAAACTAAGTAAAGTTATCGAAGCAGCAAAATTATATTATTTGTTGGATCATAATCAAAGCGATATTGCTAAGATATTGGGTGTTTCACGCCCCACAGTGTCCCGTTTATTACAGCAGGCAAAAGAAAATGGAATAGTCCAGATAAATATCATGGACCCAACTGAAAATGTTGAAAATTTAGCTGAACAGTTGGAAACAAAGTTCAATTTAAAGAAAGCCATCGTTACGCATATTCCACAATTCGAAAATCATATTATCAAAAATTATCTGGGAGAAAAAGCGGCATTATATCTTGATGAAATTGTAAAGGACCAGGACACTATTGGTGTTACGTGGGGTACAACGCTATATCACATTGCTGTGGAGCTAAAACAGAAATTCGTCAAAGATGTCAAGGTGGTCCAATTAAAAGGAGGTGTCAGTCACGCAGAAACCAATAATTACGCTTCAGAAATCTTGTATCTTTTTGGCAAAGCGTACAACACGACACCTTTCAATCTGCCGTTGCCTGCCATTGTGGATCATGTTGTTGTAAAACAGGCAATGGAGGCAGACCGTCATATTAAAAAAATTCTTGAATTAGGTAAAAAGGCGAATATTGCACTGTTTACCATCGGTTCTATCAAGACAGACTCGTTATTATTCCAAATGGGGTATTTTACCGAGAGTGATCAAAAAGCTTTAAAGGAAAAAGCAGTCGGGGATATTTGTTCACGTTTCTTTGATAACAAAGGTGAATTATGTGATGAAAGTCTTAATGACAGAACATTAGGGGTAAAACTAGAGGACTTACGAAAAAAAGAATATTCCATTCTTGTTGCGGGCGGTCCAAATAAAATTGAGGGAATATATGGGGCTTTAAAGGGGAAATATGCCAATGTATTAATAACCGATCAATTCACAGCTAAATTTTTACTTGATAAGAACACGTAG
- a CDS encoding XapX domain-containing protein: protein MKEVVLALIAGLIVGMIFKFMKLPLPAPPVFSAVVGVFGVYFGGVLASWMVKLFQ from the coding sequence ATGAAAGAAGTAGTATTAGCTTTAATTGCAGGGCTAATTGTTGGAATGATTTTTAAATTTATGAAGCTGCCATTACCTGCTCCCCCCGTATTTTCCGCAGTCGTTGGCGTCTTTGGTGTATATTTTGGAGGCGTTCTTGCCAGTTGGATGGTTAAACTTTTCCAATAA
- a CDS encoding response regulator transcription factor, whose translation METSRHQNKRKLFISIIDNDVMIQTMLVSILKMMNIDQFEIDIKAYEDGLQFFESKRLDNAGEHFLILDGIMPVMDGIEILQKVKSDLSKQVYVLMLSGRKSPTEINKALKLGADDYVTKPFSIKELQARVQQIIQRMEQ comes from the coding sequence GTGGAAACTAGCAGGCACCAAAACAAAAGGAAACTTTTTATTTCGATTATCGATAATGATGTGATGATTCAAACGATGCTTGTGAGTATTCTCAAGATGATGAATATTGATCAGTTTGAAATAGATATAAAAGCATATGAGGATGGTTTGCAGTTTTTTGAATCTAAACGCTTAGATAATGCAGGAGAACATTTTTTGATTCTTGATGGTATTATGCCAGTTATGGATGGTATCGAGATTTTACAAAAAGTGAAAAGTGACTTGAGCAAACAGGTTTATGTCTTAATGCTTTCAGGCAGAAAAAGTCCAACTGAAATTAACAAGGCACTAAAATTAGGTGCTGATGATTATGTGACGAAACCATTTAGTATCAAGGAGCTCCAGGCAAGAGTACAACAAATCATTCAAAGGATGGAGCAATGA
- a CDS encoding HEAT repeat domain-containing protein, with protein MINQDILFLAIITLSLMCLLFLLLLYLTIRKAKEIKKRREIEDYKNKINTQIFSIIAEGKRYRGIGCETAIKQKAMEELLSRYVKILEGEEEKERLSDLASDCLQGYYQKRLKSIRWSHRMNALYHIEDFYMIKLLDEVVILSKKKNITHQELIHVLRILATFQYNGLKEVLYYHDLSEYEYRSILMRLNHDLFDQFVLSFHKSTSPLQYAILDVISLKKAIEYRFFTENIFMSYKGEVRLRALKALAEIGYVSNIEPYLHLLHSSSWQERMVAAKLIGSIQEEKGIPRLIELLHDQIWWVRSQAGQSISQFPNGKAILQSVLETSKDTFARDMAWDWLHKGV; from the coding sequence ATGATCAATCAGGATATATTGTTTCTTGCTATTATTACTTTATCACTTATGTGTTTATTATTTTTACTATTGCTTTATTTAACAATTCGAAAGGCAAAAGAAATCAAAAAAAGAAGAGAAATTGAAGACTATAAAAATAAAATAAACACACAAATTTTTTCTATAATAGCTGAAGGGAAACGTTACAGGGGAATAGGCTGCGAAACTGCCATAAAACAAAAGGCAATGGAAGAACTGCTGAGCAGGTATGTGAAAATTCTAGAAGGTGAGGAAGAGAAAGAAAGATTATCCGATTTGGCTTCTGACTGTTTACAGGGTTACTATCAAAAACGTCTCAAAAGTATTAGATGGAGCCACCGTATGAATGCACTTTATCATATCGAGGACTTTTATATGATAAAGCTATTAGACGAAGTAGTTATTTTGAGTAAGAAAAAGAACATCACACATCAAGAACTGATCCATGTTCTGAGAATCCTTGCAACATTTCAATATAATGGTTTAAAGGAAGTACTTTACTATCATGATTTATCTGAGTATGAGTATCGAAGTATTTTAATGAGATTAAATCATGACCTATTTGATCAGTTCGTTTTAAGCTTTCACAAAAGCACTTCCCCGCTGCAATATGCCATTCTGGATGTTATCTCATTGAAAAAAGCAATAGAATACCGGTTTTTTACCGAGAATATTTTTATGTCTTATAAAGGTGAAGTAAGGTTGAGGGCTTTGAAGGCTCTAGCAGAAATAGGCTATGTAAGTAATATAGAGCCGTACTTGCATTTGCTGCACTCTTCTAGTTGGCAGGAAAGGATGGTAGCGGCAAAACTGATAGGTTCCATTCAAGAAGAAAAAGGAATACCGAGATTAATTGAGCTGCTGCATGATCAGATTTGGTGGGTGCGTTCTCAGGCTGGCCAATCAATAAGTCAGTTCCCAAATGGGAAGGCAATTTTGCAATCCGTTTTAGAAACATCCAAGGATACTTTTGCTAGAGATATGGCTTGGGATTGGCTGCATAAAGGAGTATAG
- a CDS encoding glycosyltransferase family 2 protein, with protein MLNVQWLDFVSVFAWFIAVYMVIVIVFYSVILMISMLQLRKEYQLDRIQAYEDYMDEFYTRPVSILVPAYNEEAGIIQSVRSLLSLNYPTFEIIVVNDGSTDGTLEKMIDQYEMKEISKVVRKQINTKPIKTIYQSTILSNLFLVDKENGGKADALNVGLNFSHYPYFCSLDGDSVLEPDAFLKVMKPIIDSNEEVIASGGSVRIANGCEIKNGHILKIGLSNNPLVIMQIIEYLRAFLMGRIGLSRHNLLLIISGAFGVFSKHWTIEAGGYKTDTVGEDMELVVRIHRLLKEKKVNKKIVYVPDPVCWTEVPEDMTILRRQRRRWHRGLFESLWTHRGLTFNPKYGSIGFISFPYFWVVEFLGPIIEFLGYIFMVLCLFLGGVYIEFAILLFLLSCLYGSLFSMAAVLLEEWSLTKYPKVTDIIKLFLYSLTETIWYRPMTVFWRCEGVWQMLVGDKSWGEMKRKGVSK; from the coding sequence ATGCTAAATGTGCAATGGCTGGATTTTGTATCTGTTTTCGCTTGGTTTATTGCTGTATACATGGTGATTGTTATTGTTTTCTATTCTGTTATTTTAATGATCTCCATGTTACAGCTCCGAAAAGAATATCAATTAGACCGAATACAGGCTTATGAAGATTATATGGATGAATTTTATACAAGACCGGTCTCAATACTTGTTCCTGCCTATAATGAGGAAGCAGGAATTATTCAAAGTGTACGTTCACTTTTGAGTTTGAATTATCCCACCTTTGAGATTATTGTGGTCAATGATGGATCGACGGATGGGACATTAGAAAAAATGATTGACCAATATGAGATGAAAGAAATTAGTAAAGTAGTTCGTAAACAAATTAATACCAAACCCATTAAGACTATCTATCAATCCACTATCCTTTCTAATCTTTTTTTAGTTGATAAGGAGAATGGCGGGAAAGCGGATGCGTTGAATGTTGGCCTTAATTTTTCCCATTATCCCTATTTTTGCTCACTAGATGGTGATTCTGTATTGGAGCCAGATGCCTTTCTTAAGGTAATGAAGCCCATAATAGATTCCAATGAAGAGGTAATTGCCTCTGGTGGCAGTGTGCGAATTGCAAACGGCTGTGAAATAAAGAATGGACATATTTTGAAAATAGGTCTCTCTAATAATCCTTTAGTGATCATGCAAATTATCGAATATCTTCGTGCATTCCTCATGGGAAGGATTGGGTTAAGCAGACATAATCTGCTGTTAATTATTTCTGGTGCTTTTGGTGTTTTTTCCAAGCATTGGACCATTGAGGCTGGCGGGTATAAAACGGATACCGTAGGCGAGGACATGGAGTTAGTTGTCAGGATTCACCGTTTGTTAAAAGAAAAGAAGGTAAACAAAAAGATTGTCTATGTACCCGATCCAGTGTGCTGGACAGAGGTACCTGAGGATATGACCATCTTAAGAAGACAAAGACGGCGCTGGCATCGAGGATTATTTGAAAGCTTATGGACACATCGCGGGTTAACCTTTAACCCCAAATATGGATCGATTGGGTTTATTTCATTCCCCTATTTTTGGGTTGTTGAGTTTTTGGGACCGATCATTGAGTTTCTTGGATATATATTTATGGTTCTCTGTCTATTTTTAGGCGGTGTTTACATTGAATTTGCGATATTATTATTTCTCCTATCATGCTTGTATGGGTCACTTTTTTCAATGGCGGCAGTTTTATTAGAAGAGTGGAGTTTAACAAAATACCCGAAAGTAACAGATATTATAAAGCTCTTTCTTTACTCATTAACAGAAACCATCTGGTATCGTCCTATGACAGTCTTTTGGCGATGTGAAGGAGTCTGGCAAATGCTAGTTGGGGACAAGAGCTGGGGAGAAATGAAAAGAAAAGGTGTTTCAAAATGA